In Tenacibaculum sp. 190524A02b, the genomic stretch TTAAAAAGGCTAAAAAACTTTTTGGAAGAGGTAAAAAAGGAAAGAAAGTAAGTAAAGATAAATTGAAGGAAAAAGATAAAAACGAAAATGAAGAAAAGAAAGATGAATTAAAAGATATTAAAAAGAGTCTGAGCAAAGACATAAAAAAAGAACTTAAAAAAGGGTATGGTCCCAAGAGTTTAAAAAAGAAAATTAAGCAATGGAAGAAGAAATATAAACTTAAAAAACTAGAATTAAAAGGAGGTAAATTACTATTAAAGTTAAATCCTGAAGATCAACTAGATGCCATTGATTCTATAACTTTAGGAAAATTGTTAATACCTATTTTAGCAAAAGCGGAACAAGAATATGTAGAACTCTTTATTGACGGAGAAGCTGAAGTGAGAGCTAAGGTAGAAGCGAAGAAAAAAGAAATGAAAGAAGGGAAGTCTGATTTAACTGGAGCTGCCCCAGATGTTAATCAGCAAATTTTACGAGAATCGAGCTTGCAAAAACCAACAGGAAAAACAAGAGGTAGAACAGAAGTTGGTGGAGGAACTACGGTATCACATCAAACTACAGGAAGTTTTGCTACCTATAAAGTTGAAAATATAGGAGAGTATAAAGATTTAGTAAATATAGGTGGAGATATAGCTAGTTTTTTTGAAGATAAAAAAGTACCAGGAGTAACAACTAGTTATATGAATAACGCTATAAAAGGAATTTTGTCAACTGGTAACCCAACTTCAAGGAGTTCTAAAAAACAAGCATTGTTAAGGTTCTTAAAAAGTAAAGAAAGAGAATATAGAAATGGAGTTGGTAAAGGTAAAGATCCAAGAAAAGGAGTTCTAGATAAAATAGGCGTATATGAAAGAACTTTAAATAGATTGATAGTTTTAGTACAAGAATTAGAGCCTATAAGACAAGACGGAATGGCTGCTACAACAGCTATGCAACATCAATTAGATAAGACGGATCCAAATAGAACACTTAATGATCAATTATCTCCAGACGGTAAAAATCCGATGACACCTAAAGGAGCTTCAATGCAACCTCAAGCTAAAGAAACAAAAGATAGAAAAACAACAAGAGAAGGAGCTGAACAAAAGAGATTTAAAAGAACAGGAGATATTTTTAAAGACTTTGCTAAAATGGCCGGGAATGTAGAGGTGTTTGTACCTGCTGAAGGAACTTATGACTTAAAGCCATTAGAAAAACATTTAAGAGATTGGGTAAAATTAAAAATAGATTTTGATAATATTCCAAAAACAGACCCTAAATTAGCAGAAAAAGCACAAAAAGAAGTGGATGATGCTGAGAAAAAGTTTAAAGATGAAATAATGTTAATGATGTTAGACTATAACGGTAGAATGTAAAAAATGGAAAAAAAGTTTTTTTATAGATATATTTTAAAAAATGATTATTCTGATATTGAAATTTATGACAATATAGATAAAGTATGTAATCAACTTTATGCTAAAAAAAGAATACAGCTAAAGCAAATACCAGATGATTTAGAACAAGAGACCTTAATGAAAAGTTTTTTTATTGATGAAAATACAGGTACTAAAATTGTTTTAACTATAGATTATTCTTTAAAAATGATGTACTTAGATTTATCCTCTTATGAAGAAAATATTTTCGATTGTACTCAAGAAATAATAGAAGAAAAGCTACAGATTAACTCATTAGCAGATTTAACTGAAATAAATTTAAAAGAAATAGAAGAAACTCCTGAAGCTTTATTAAAAATAGCGATAGGTACTTCTTTTTTAACCCCTTTCCCTAAAAAAGTTAAAGATTTTTTAGAAGTAAATATACATCATAAAGAAAATGAGATACAAAAACTATCGTTAGTAGCAATTTATAATACATTACGTAAAGAATTTATTCCTTGTTTAAAACAAAAAATTGAAAACACTCAAGAAATTAATTTTAAAGAGAGTATTAAAACTGTAATTAATGAGCTCGAAAAGTCTACGTTGGAAGAAGAGTTAATGAAGCTAACTGTAAGAAATAATAAAGCAAATATGTAAAATGAAAACAATTAACCAAATCAATGGCATACCCTTGCACTATGCAAGATTAACGAACCATCCTTATGGAACAAGAGGAGAGCAACGCAACTTTTTAATAGAGGAAAACTTCTTAACCATATTAGAAAATGCACTTAAAGAAGTTTTTGAGAATTGTCCATTAGGAGTACCAGAAGTAATTACCACAGCGGGAATATTTGTAAATAAACCAGGGCAACATAGACACGGAAAAGCATTTGATTTAGATGCTATTTTTTGGGAGAATGAAACTTTAGTAACCACCAACTTTGTACACCAAAAAGAGTTGTATTTAGGTATTGAGTCTTTTCTAAGAAAACATTTCGGAATTGTATTGAATTATTATTATCCTAATCACAAAGATCATTGGCATGTAGATACAAGTGTGCCTGTAGACTATAATCAAAGCTCAAAATCAGAAACCTTATATGTGCAACTAGCTTTAAAACATATTTACAAAGAAGAAATTTTAGTAGATGGTATTTGGGGTAGACAAACTTCTGGAATTGTAAAAGAAGTATTTAATAGATTAGGCATTCATACACCTATCACCACAAAAGCTAATTATATAAAGTTTTTAGATGTTACAGGAAAAGTAGCTTTTAAACTATGCGAAGAAAAAGCAACACCTATTCATTTATTAGATAATTTAAATGAAGTAATAGAAGATTTACCACAGCAAAATAAATTAGCAGTAAGAGAAGCATTAAATAGTTTTTTAGATCATCATGATACTGCAAATTGGTTAGGAGATTTATCAGATGAACATGATTTAGACACTATTATAGATAGTGTGTTAGTTTAATTTTAATTAGTAGTTAGTCTATCTAGTGTTTTGATGTCACGTTGAGTGATTTTTCAGACTAAAAGGAAGAAAAATTGTATCGAGAAGAGATTAAATTAATCTTCTTGTTGTTTTTTACGGTTTACGAATAAGCTTTCCGGATAGGTCAGTTTTTTATGAAGTGTAAATGCAGTAAAAAAATGATAGAGAACAGTAATTTACACGAAATTATTATCTAAAAATAATTAGTTCGTAATAATAAATTCAAGATGTTATACCAGTTATTATTTTACAGTAATTTTAAGTGGTAAATGGTATTAGTATAAAAAATAAGAAAATGAACAATTTAGGAATTATAGAAAATCAACAAACCACTTCTTTAAAAGACATTTGCAACTATTTAGAGGAGATGATAATTTATCGACTAACCCTAGAGTTAACTGATGAACTAATTCCTAAACCTTCATTAACACTAAAAAATAATGACTCCTACATAGCTGCCTTTATTAATAAACATGCTTTGACTGAACAAGAAGTTGTATTGTTATTATTAGCCATTATACCAGAAATATCACCAAATTTTATAAACGAAATAATAACTTCTTTTTTACCCAATGGAGGTGAGTTTCCTGAGTTTGGCGGTGTAAAAGGAAAAAACCACAGAGGCATTCTTCCCACAGGAGAAACCGCACTGTATATTTTATATGGTAATGCCATAGAAGAACGCTTAAAAGGATTACAATATTTACAAAAGGAATCATACCTATTTCAAAATACGATTCTAGAACTAGAAACGGTTCCTTTAGGAGAACCCGTAATTAGTGGGCGATTATTAATACAAGAAGAATACAAAACAAAAATACTTACAGGTAAAGAAGTAAAACCAAAATTAAGTGCTTCTTTTCCCGCAAGTTTAGTTGAAACCACACTGTCTTGGGAAGATTTGGTACTAAAACCTACTACCTTAAAAGAAGTAAAAGAAATAGAAGCTTGGTTGCAATGCAATGATATTTTGCTAAATGAATGGGGAATGAAAGACAAAATAAAACCAGGATATCGAGTATTATTTTGGGGACCTCCCGGAACAGGAAAAACATTAACCGTAGGCTTGTTAGGAAAATACACCCAAAAAGAGGTATATCGAGTAGATTTATCCATGGTTGTTTCTAAATACATAGGAGAAACCGAGAAAAACCTTTCTAAATTATTTGACAAAGCTAAAAATAAAGACTGGATTCTGTTTTTTGATGAAGCAGATGCCATTTTTGGGAAACGAACCAATGTAAGAGATGCACATGATAAGTATGCTAATCAAGAAGTATCCTATTTATTACAGCGAATAGAAGCACATCCAGGGTTAATAATTTTAGCTTCTAACTTTAAAAATAATATTGATACAGCATTCACCAGAAGATTTAATAGCATTATAGAATTTGAAACCCCTAGTTATGAAGAACGATTAGAACTTTGGAAAAAAAGCTTGCCAAAAGCGATAGCGCTAGAAGAAACCGTTTCTATAAAAGAACTGGCAAAAAAATACGGAATAACAGGAGCTAATATTATGAATATAGTACAATATGCCTGTTTAAAAACAATTCAAGGTGAATATGTAACCATTCAGAAACAATTTCTTTTAGAAGGTGTCAAAAGAGAATATGCTAAAGAAGGGAAAACAATTAATATATAACCCTTAATGCCATTTCAAGCGTAAATTTATTCAGCGAACTACGAGAAACCTTTAGCGAATTACTGTTTTTTGCCTATCATACTCGGCACAGAAAGCATTTTTGCGCTAGCACTTTCACGGCATATCAACGCCATCTGGATTTTAAAAATAAAATAGTAAATTAATAGACTCTAAAACTAAAGATTACTTTTCATAGGAGCCAATGTTGTACTTAGTTGTTTTTCCACATTTTTTCAGAATCAACTTTTCTAAGCAGTTTTTTGTCAAGAGTATAGTATTCCCAAATTCCTTTCGGTTTTAAGTTTTCGTACTCACCAATTACTATATTAAATCCTTTTTTTGCCTCAAACTTTCCTCCGTTATGGAATGCTTTAAATTCTTCCATTGAAAATTCAGGGTTGTTTTCTTGATTTCCCTCATAATAAGTTTTAAAACCAGCTACCATAAATCCATAATTATAAGTCAAGTCCGAATCATTTATATTCTCACTTAAAGTTCTAACATAGTTCTCTTTTCCAAGTATTGCTTGGGTGTATGCTAATCCAAGAATGTTTTTTTCAGTTTTTTTAATTCCATTAAGTTCTACAAAAAGAGAATGAGCTTTTTCAATTTTTAGTTCATACAAATTTGACCAAGCAAGTTTCTCTAAATCCTCGAAACTTTTTGTTGTACAAGAAGTTAAAATTATAAGTAAGATTGTGAATAATAGAACTCTCATTTTTTTTCTGGCTAGCAATTAAGTAGAACGTTGCTTGTATGTTGCGTTTGCCTGCCGAAGGCGGCACATGCAATATACAAATTGTTAGGTGTGGTTATTTTAATTTCTGTTTTCCATTCTGCTTAGTAAGTATCTTGTAAATACAATAAGAGTATGATATCTAAATGTACAATCTTCTTCGTCGGATAGCCCTGGATGAGAGCCTGTCGGATGCAAACGCTTCCATAATCCATTTATGTATGGTGCATTAAGTCCATTTTTTGGAACTTCATTCAAATGTTCGTGTAATAAGACAGGATTTAAAATTGCAGAATTGGACAACCAAGTTATTGCATCTCCTATATTTGTACAATTTCTTGCAGGGATTAAATTATTGCAAATTTCAATCATTAAAGACTCCAAGTACGTTCTGAATTGTCCGTTTGCCCCAGCCCAATTACCAATTGTGTGATTTTCAATTGCTTGCTCTAAATGTCCTTTGGCTGTATTAAATCCAAAATGATTTAGAAGTCTTATTAATTCGTTTTCAGTATTTGACTCTATTAATTCTTCAGGTAGTAAAGTAACTATTTGTTCATTTCGAATGGTAAATCCATCTCTTTTAATAGAATTAACAAGTCTTGAATTATGTTCAATGAAAAGTTTATTTAAATCTTGAGGAGTTTCTTCAAGAACTTCTCCCCAAAGGTTAGGTGGGTTTTGTTCTGGAATAGGATTTTCTCTAATATACTTTTCCAGAATATATTGAACAGAATCTATTTGAATATTGTCAGTAAATGGTCCATTGATATTGTTGGCATCAAGGACTGAAAATATAATATTAGCTTTTTTTGCCTTTGATAATGGTGATTCATTGATTTGGTCTGGTATTGCAATATTGAATGTTAAGGCAAAACGGTCTAGTTCTGCAGTTGTCCAGTTTTCAATATTGTGTGTTATTTCTAGTAATGTTCTTTTATTTAGCATTGTTTATTTTAATTGCACCTAACGTTGTGGTAAACACCATTGTGTTTATCTCCACTATATTTACAAAGCTACTAGATTTTTTACTAATTAAAAACCATAAAATAGTTCAATATCAATTTAAGCTCACAAACACTTTAATACTAAGTCAATAAACACAGCTATGATAAACCTACATTCAATAAAATAAAAATTAGAATAAACGTATATTATTCGAATAATATACGTTTATCATATACATCAACAAAATAACCTTGTAAGAAGGTATCAATGGGCTATGGGAAAACTTCAGCGAACCGACTGCAAGCCTCAGCGAACCGACTGCAAGTCTCAGCGAACCGACTGCAAGTGTCAGCGAACTGACTGCAAGTGTCAGCGAACCGACTGCAAGTGTCAGCGAACCAACTGCAAGCCTCAACGAACCGACCGCAAGTCTCAGCGAACCGACTGTCTTGTCCTAAAAAAAGTTTACATATTTTAGATTAATCCTATAATACGTTTACATTTAATATTTAGTCCTATTATTGGTTTACAATAATAGGATTTTTCTTATAATAACTCTTCCATAATTTTTCAACTTTTAAATTGTTCTGATGTACTTGATTTGGAGTAAGGTTTCCAATGCTCATATGCGGTCTTTCTTCATTATATAATTTTACAACTTGATCCAGTAAACTCTTAGCCTCTTCAATATTATCAATTTTATAATCATTTAAGTATTCTTCTTTTATAATGCCATTAACTCTTTCTGCTATTGCATTTTCAAGAGGATCTCCATTTTCTGTCATACTAATATTTATAGAGTTTTCCTTTAATAACTTTACATATTCATTACTACAATATTGTGTTCCTCTATCTGAATGATGTATTAATTTACAATGATTTGGCAAGTTAGATAATGCCATTTTTAAAGCTTTAATGGTTTCTGAGGTTTGTAAACTATAACCTAAATGATAACCAACAATCTTTTTTGAGTAAGCATCTGTTATAAAGCTTATATAACTAAAACTATTATTAAGCTTCCAATAAGTAATATCACTAACCCATAATTGATTAGGAGCTGTTGGAGCCATATTTTTAACTAGATTAGAATATTTTTTAAATCTATGGAATGAGTTTGTAGTGATTGTTTGTTTCTTTTTCCTTCTAACTAACAGATGATTAGCACCAAGTATATCAAACAATCGATCTCTTCCCATCTTAATTTGATGTTCTAATAAAAAAGGTTGAAGCTTTTCATAAAGCTTTCTACCTCCCATATGACGATGATTTCGACGTATCTTCAGAACTTGTTTTACTATTAATTCTTCTTCAAAACATAACTGTTCTTTATACCAAAAATGTTGGTAATATGCTTGACGAGTCACACCAAGTAATCGGCAGAACCTGCCTAAACTTACTTTGGGATAATTAGTTTTCATCTCTTGGATTACTTGGTATTGGACTTTTTTACAATCTTAATTTTTAGCTCTTTTTCAGTCAACTCTATCATTTTTTTATAAGTTTCAGCTAATAATTTAGCTTCTTCTAATTCTTTAAGTAAATCAGAATTAGATTTTTTAATGTTAGATTGACTCTTAGATTGTGACATAGTAGGTAAAGGTACAAAAGTAGATTTGGAATCATTATAACCAAATTCTCTTAACCAATAAGTAATTCGTGAATTACCAATTCTATATTTCTGTTCTATATCTCTACGAGTTGCTGTTCCTGTTAAAAACTCATTACAAACAAATCTTTTAAATTCTTCACTATATCTATTTTGCCACTTAGATGATGATGTCTTTGAATATCGTTCCATTTAATTACATTTGAATGTAAACCTATTTCAGGACAAGACAGACTGCAAGCTTCAGCGAACCAACTGCAAACATCAGCGAACTGAGGGAAACCTTTAGCGAAGTGCGGGAATGTATCAGCGAACCGTGGGAAAGCCTTAGCGAAGTGTGGAAATGTATCAGCGAACTATGGAAAAGATACTATTCGAGACTATTCACTAAAGAGTGTCCATTTATTATTTTAGTTTTGAGTAATTATTTTTAAGCCAAACTTTTTTCCATATTCTTTTAAGAATAACAAAGGCTACTTTTTTAGTATACACTTCTATAGAAAACGATTCGTAATTAAGAACCTTGTTTTCAGGAATATCAATCCGATATAATAAATTTAAAAAGGAATTGAAATCGTTAGTAATAAGCTGTGATACAATTTCCTCAATCGTTTCTTTAAGTTGCTGAGGTGATTGATTATTCTCTAAAGTAACATCAATACCCGCTAAATAAAAATCTTTGTTCAGCTGATGAGTAAGCGCTTGGTATAGAGGTTCTTTAGAAACTCCAGTAAGTAAATCTAAGCTATTTTCATACGTAGGAGTCATACTATTTTAATTCAACTTATAATTAATAAACTGTTCGTCTAACGTTTTTAAAAGCTCATTAGAAATTTTAATCTTGGTATTTCTACTCGGTAAATTCAACTCAATTTTTTCCTCAGCATCCCAAATGGTAAAATGTAAACTTTGTGAACCTTTATTAGTAACAAATAAATGTTGTAAATCTTTTATAGTATTTTCTTTTACATCTTTCAGGGGCATGGTAATGGTAATTTTTTTACATAGTTTATCCATAATATCATGCAGTAAAGTAAACTCTGTAAAAGAAACTCTCGGATCTCCTTTCACGCCTTCTTTATTTGTCCAACCAGGTTTTACCATGGTTTTTACAAAAATAAAAGAATTTGGTACCAAGAAATGTTTATACCTTAAATACTCTTCACCAAAAATTCTAAATTCAAAACTGTCATTATAATCTTCTACCGTAAAGGCTGCCCAACCTTTTCCTGCTTTAGAAACTCTATGTTGAACATCGGTAACAATACCCGCAAAGGTTAAGGCTAAGCCTTCATACTTAGCTAAATCTTTATAATGTGTGAGTGTAGCATTACAAAACTTTAATTCATTTTTAAAATCATCTAAAGGATGTGCAGAAATATACATTCCGATTACTTCTTTTTCTCGGGCTAATAACTCCATAGTACCCCAAGTTTCACACTCAGGAATAATAGGCTCAGGAAGTTCAACAGCAGAAGCTTCACCAAATAAAGAAACCTGTGATGAATTTTGATTTTCTTGATATTTATTACCAAAACGTAACGCTTTTTCTAAAAAGGTTTGACTTTTTTCATCTTGTTCAAAATACTGAGCTCTATGTGTACTAACAAAAGAATCGAATCCACCTGCTAAAATTAAACCTTCAAACGCTTTTTTATTAGCAACACGTAAATCTACACGTTTAGACATATCAAAAATAGATACAAAATTTCCGTTTTCTTTGCGTTCATCTATAATTGCCTTTACAGCACTACTACCCACTCCTTTAATAGCTGCCATTCCAAAACGTACTGCTCCTTCTTTATTTACAGAGAATTTAGAAAACGATTCGTTAACATCTGGTCCCAAAACTTCCAGTCCCATACGTTTACACTCTTCCATAAAGAAAGAAACCGTTTTAATATCGTTCATGTTGTTAGAGAGTACCGCTGCCATATATTCAGCAGGATAATGCGCTTTTAAGTAAGCTGTTTGATAGGCTACCCAAGCATAACAAGTAGAGTGCGATTTGTTAAAGGCATAGGATGCAAATGCTTCCCAGTCTTTCCAAATTTTTTCAAGCTTTTCTTCATTATGACCATTAGCAGCAGCTTGCTCAACAAACTTAGGTTTCATTTTTTCAAGAACCGCAATTTGCTTTTTACCCATGGCTTTACGAAGTACATCGGCTTCACCTTTGGTAAAATCGGCTAATTTTTGAGACAAAAGCATTACTTGCTCCTGATATACTGTAATTCCGTAGGTTTCTGCTAAATATTCCTCCATAGCAGGAAGATCATACTCAATAGGTTCATCACCATGCTTTCTTCTAATAAAAGAAGGAATGTATTCTAACGGTCCAGGACGATATAAGGCATTCATGGCAATTAAATCTGCAAAAACAGTTGGTTTAAGTTCACGCATGTATTTTTGCATTCCAGGAGATTCATATTGGAAGATACCTACTGTTTCACCACGTTGGAAAAGTTCATATGTTTTCTGATCGTCAATAGGGAAATTCTCAGGATCGAGCTCTACACCATGACGCGCTTTTACAATCTTTACCGTATCTTTAATAAGGGTTAATGTTTTTAACCCCAAGAAATCCATTTTTAGTAGTCCAGCACTTTCTACAACCGAGTTGTCGAATTGTGTAACGTACATGTCGGAGTCTTTAGCAAGAGATACGGGTACGAACTTGGTAATATCATCCGGTGTAATAATAACCCCACAGGCATGAATTCCTGTATTACGAACTGAACCTTCTAAAATTCTGGCTTTATTAATGGTTTCGGCAGTTAAGTCATTTCCGTCAGATAACCGTTTTAATTCGTTCACCAATTCAATTTCTTCTGAACGAAGTTTTTCTTTCAAAGCTTTATCATCTAAAGAAAATATCTTCTTTAGTTTCATGCCAGGAATCAACTTGGCAACTCTATCTGCTTCAAACAAAGGTAAATCTAGTACACGAGCCGTATCACGAATAGATGATTTTGCAGCCATGGTACCATAGGTAATAATTTGTGCTACTTGGTTGGCACCATATTTGTCAATTACATAATCCATTACACGACTTCTTCCTTCATCATCAAAATCAATATCAATATCGGGCATGGATACACGTTCAGGATTTAAGAAACGCTCAAAAAGTAAATCGTACTTTATAGGGTCTATATTGGTAATCCATAAACAATAAGCAACCACACTTCCTGCGGCGGATCCACGACCTGGACCAACGGATACATCCATGTTTCGGGCTTCTCTAATAAAGTCCTCTACAATTAAGAAATACCCAGGGTATCCTGTTTTCTCAATAACTTCTAATTCAAAGTCTAAACGCTCGGTAATGTTTTCCGTTAACTCTCCGTAACGTTTTTTAGCGCCTTCATAGGTTAGGTGACGTAAGAAATTATTTTCACCTCTTTTACCACCATCTTCATTGTCTTTAGCATCTCTAAACTCTTCAGGAATATCAAAGGCAGGTAATAAAACGTCCCTAGCCAAAGTAAAAGGTTCTATTTTATCTACAATTTCTTGAATATTAATGATTGCCTCTGGAAGATCAGCAAACAAGGTCTTCATTTCTTCTGTAGACTTAAAGTAATACTCGTCATTAGGTAAACCATAACGGTAACCTCTTCCTCTTCCTTTAGGAGTTGCTTGTTTTTCACCATCTTTTACACATAATAAAATATCATGTGCATTGGCGTCTTCTTTGTCAAGGTAAAACGTATTGTTGGTAGCTACTATTTTTACATCATGTTTTTTAGAAAATTCTAAAAGTGTTTTGTTAACTACATTTTCATCTTCTTGCCCATGACGCATTAACTCAATATATAAATCGTCGCCAAATTGCTCTTTCCACCAAAGTAAGGCCTCTTCCGCTTGGTGCTCACCAACATTTAATATTTTACTTGGAACTTCACCATATAAGTTTCCTGTTAAAACAATTACGTCTTCTTTGTATTGTTTTACAACTTCTTTGTCAATTCTAGGTACATAATAAAAACCATCTACAAAGGCAATGGACGACATTTTTGCAAGGTTGTGATATCCTCTTTTGTTTTTAGCTAAAAGAACTACTTGATATCCATTGTCTTTCTGACTTTTATCAGTATGATTGTTACAAATATTAAATTCACAACCAATAATGGGTTTTATAGGAGTTTCTGCTGATTTATTGTAACCCATTACTTCTTTCACAAAATGGAAAGCAGCCATCATGTTTCCCGTATCCGTTAAAGCAACGGCAGACATGCCGTCTTCTCCTGCAGCTTTTACAATATTACCAATTTGAATAGTAGATTGTAAAACGGAGTACTGTGTGTGGTTATGTAAATGTGCAAACTGTACATCTTTTAAAGTGGCTAAACCTTCAGCAGTAGACTTAGTGGTAGAAGATTC encodes the following:
- a CDS encoding ATP-binding protein — protein: MNNLGIIENQQTTSLKDICNYLEEMIIYRLTLELTDELIPKPSLTLKNNDSYIAAFINKHALTEQEVVLLLLAIIPEISPNFINEIITSFLPNGGEFPEFGGVKGKNHRGILPTGETALYILYGNAIEERLKGLQYLQKESYLFQNTILELETVPLGEPVISGRLLIQEEYKTKILTGKEVKPKLSASFPASLVETTLSWEDLVLKPTTLKEVKEIEAWLQCNDILLNEWGMKDKIKPGYRVLFWGPPGTGKTLTVGLLGKYTQKEVYRVDLSMVVSKYIGETEKNLSKLFDKAKNKDWILFFDEADAIFGKRTNVRDAHDKYANQEVSYLLQRIEAHPGLIILASNFKNNIDTAFTRRFNSIIEFETPSYEERLELWKKSLPKAIALEETVSIKELAKKYGITGANIMNIVQYACLKTIQGEYVTIQKQFLLEGVKREYAKEGKTINI
- a CDS encoding IS3 family transposase, which gives rise to MKTNYPKVSLGRFCRLLGVTRQAYYQHFWYKEQLCFEEELIVKQVLKIRRNHRHMGGRKLYEKLQPFLLEHQIKMGRDRLFDILGANHLLVRRKKKQTITTNSFHRFKKYSNLVKNMAPTAPNQLWVSDITYWKLNNSFSYISFITDAYSKKIVGYHLGYSLQTSETIKALKMALSNLPNHCKLIHHSDRGTQYCSNEYVKLLKENSINISMTENGDPLENAIAERVNGIIKEEYLNDYKIDNIEEAKSLLDQVVKLYNEERPHMSIGNLTPNQVHQNNLKVEKLWKSYYKKNPIIVNQ
- the dnaE gene encoding DNA polymerase III subunit alpha, yielding MYLIFDTETTGLPKSWNAPITDTDNWPRAIQIAWQLHDEMGNVIEHNDFLIKPEGFNIPYDAERIHGISTDLAIEQGIELDEGLTLFNEALQKAKFVVGQNVGFDVNIMGCEFHRLGVENNLTELPVLDTCTEHTAKMCQIPGGRGGKFKLPTLTELHNHLFGTGFGEAHNATADVEATTRCFLELIRLKQYTEEQLDVPSDYFKRYSEANPMPIQVIGLKHLNLKKESDKIRKRKSAESESSTTKSTAEGLATLKDVQFAHLHNHTQYSVLQSTIQIGNIVKAAGEDGMSAVALTDTGNMMAAFHFVKEVMGYNKSAETPIKPIIGCEFNICNNHTDKSQKDNGYQVVLLAKNKRGYHNLAKMSSIAFVDGFYYVPRIDKEVVKQYKEDVIVLTGNLYGEVPSKILNVGEHQAEEALLWWKEQFGDDLYIELMRHGQEDENVVNKTLLEFSKKHDVKIVATNNTFYLDKEDANAHDILLCVKDGEKQATPKGRGRGYRYGLPNDEYYFKSTEEMKTLFADLPEAIINIQEIVDKIEPFTLARDVLLPAFDIPEEFRDAKDNEDGGKRGENNFLRHLTYEGAKKRYGELTENITERLDFELEVIEKTGYPGYFLIVEDFIREARNMDVSVGPGRGSAAGSVVAYCLWITNIDPIKYDLLFERFLNPERVSMPDIDIDFDDEGRSRVMDYVIDKYGANQVAQIITYGTMAAKSSIRDTARVLDLPLFEADRVAKLIPGMKLKKIFSLDDKALKEKLRSEEIELVNELKRLSDGNDLTAETINKARILEGSVRNTGIHACGVIITPDDITKFVPVSLAKDSDMYVTQFDNSVVESAGLLKMDFLGLKTLTLIKDTVKIVKARHGVELDPENFPIDDQKTYELFQRGETVGIFQYESPGMQKYMRELKPTVFADLIAMNALYRPGPLEYIPSFIRRKHGDEPIEYDLPAMEEYLAETYGITVYQEQVMLLSQKLADFTKGEADVLRKAMGKKQIAVLEKMKPKFVEQAAANGHNEEKLEKIWKDWEAFASYAFNKSHSTCYAWVAYQTAYLKAHYPAEYMAAVLSNNMNDIKTVSFFMEECKRMGLEVLGPDVNESFSKFSVNKEGAVRFGMAAIKGVGSSAVKAIIDERKENGNFVSIFDMSKRVDLRVANKKAFEGLILAGGFDSFVSTHRAQYFEQDEKSQTFLEKALRFGNKYQENQNSSQVSLFGEASAVELPEPIIPECETWGTMELLAREKEVIGMYISAHPLDDFKNELKFCNATLTHYKDLAKYEGLALTFAGIVTDVQHRVSKAGKGWAAFTVEDYNDSFEFRIFGEEYLRYKHFLVPNSFIFVKTMVKPGWTNKEGVKGDPRVSFTEFTLLHDIMDKLCKKITITMPLKDVKENTIKDLQHLFVTNKGSQSLHFTIWDAEEKIELNLPSRNTKIKISNELLKTLDEQFINYKLN